In a single window of the Niabella ginsenosidivorans genome:
- a CDS encoding PfkB family carbohydrate kinase yields MLAQKIAIVGSTNTDMVVIADRIPVPGETVLASHFFMNPGDKGAHQEMAIARGWGYAKFITKVGSDVFGRQSSRLFDEEGIDARFILEDSQLPSGVALITVDRSRENSIVVNQGGNDALLPDDFTDELLLELEQCKMVLMQFEIPTQTVLFVARYAVSKGLKVIINPAPVQEIPDACSLI; encoded by the coding sequence ATGCTTGCTCAAAAGATTGCGATTGTCGGAAGTACGAATACGGACATGGTGGTTATTGCAGACCGGATACCGGTACCCGGGGAAACTGTTCTTGCCAGTCATTTTTTTATGAATCCCGGTGATAAAGGCGCCCATCAGGAGATGGCAATAGCAAGGGGGTGGGGATATGCAAAATTTATTACAAAAGTAGGAAGTGATGTATTCGGGCGACAATCTTCCCGGTTATTTGATGAAGAGGGAATTGATGCGCGGTTTATACTGGAAGATTCCCAATTGCCTTCGGGAGTAGCATTGATTACGGTAGACAGGAGCAGGGAAAACAGCATTGTTGTAAACCAGGGAGGCAATGACGCATTACTGCCTGATGATTTTACAGATGAACTTTTGTTGGAACTGGAGCAATGCAAAATGGTGCTGATGCAATTTGAAATACCAACGCAAACAGTGCTTTTTGTAGCCCGGTATGCAGTATCCAAAGGACTTAAGGTAATCATCAACCCGGCTCCGGTACAGGAAATACCAGACGCCTGTTCCCTTATATAG
- a CDS encoding PfkB family carbohydrate kinase, protein MEAGLLTGMDIKDLAGVQQAIRILVAKGIKTVVITLGEEGALVGDNGRITLVSEGKACRYNCRRRHV, encoded by the coding sequence ATAGAAGCCGGGTTACTTACGGGAATGGATATAAAAGATCTGGCAGGTGTGCAGCAAGCTATAAGAATACTGGTGGCAAAAGGCATAAAAACAGTGGTCATTACACTTGGAGAAGAGGGAGCGCTGGTAGGGGATAATGGCAGGATCACATTGGTGTCGGAAGGTAAAGCCTGTAGATACAACTGCCGGAGGCGACATGTTTGA
- a CDS encoding SusC/RagA family TonB-linked outer membrane protein: MLRETSYTNCIKSFCLLCTFLCIALCSLSQDKGKSISGVISDKAGNAVPNATVELKNRDSTFSKRTLADEQGHFSFYRLEPGEYELRISSVSYEPLTIKNVQYNGVQPLQLSYMLDPIANQLNDIVVVGYGTQKKINLTGAVDQLSGEALEGRVQPTITQMLQGAIPNLNVNPLDGKPNREVSYNIRGMTSIGQGGSALILIDGVEGDPATLNPNDVESVTALKDAASAAVYGSKGTFGVVLITTKSAKKGKTTVTYSGSASLQKEATRPDFVTDGYEYATHFYEAYNAWNNYSSVPAKLNKTQIFTLDWLEEFKKRKEQGITDEVTVDANGNYVYYGNEDYYGALLKKSTFTQQHNLSVSGKTDKFDYYLSGRYFSSDGIYNYNPDLYKSYSMRAKQGLQVTDWLKISNNMDYSYYSYRDPITAGEGGVIWRNIADEGHPTSPIFNPDGTFSYSAAYTVGDFIYGKNVRKNAESNIRNTTSFETKFFNNSFHIKGDFTFRSQKYELTRVRVPVPYSVKEGQILYLETSTNDNIYTADQRWNYLTANLYADYEKRFAKHYVKGLLGYNYDQRVYDSKYITKNGLLSPETENINLALGNSVTATGGYNKYRTSGLFYRLNYIYAERYLFEVNGRYDGSSKFPGNEQWGFFPSVSAGWRISREHFWNVSPSFISDLKLRGSYGSLGNGNIDPYSYLEQFAISTSGRILNGAKNPQTSAPGVIPDNLTWETARTANYGLDIAFLKNRLTFTGDYYIRKTLNMYTVGQTLPDVFGASSPKGNYADLTTKGFELSLGYADFFMVANKPFNYNVKATLADNHSRIDRYNNTTGSLSDYYVGQQVGEIWGYVTQGLFQSQEEIDNAPKQPVIKSSNSGKIYPGDIRFADLDNNGVIDYGNNTIYDHGDKKIIGNKSPRYLYSFTLNLDWNNIYFSAFVQGVGKQDWYPSNESIFWGQYNRPYNNLPTWHLNNYWTEENPNGYFPRYAGYNESLKLNPQTRYLQNVSYTRLKNIQIGYSLPAAMVKRMGLQAVRIGLSGENLLTWSPLYKRTKDIDVTNIGNSDPDVSSGYGDGFNYPTMKSYSLNILLTL, encoded by the coding sequence ATGCTCAGGGAAACAAGTTATACAAACTGTATAAAATCCTTCTGTCTTTTATGTACATTTTTATGTATTGCACTATGCAGTTTATCCCAGGATAAAGGCAAATCAATAAGTGGGGTTATCAGCGATAAAGCAGGCAACGCGGTGCCCAATGCCACGGTTGAGTTAAAAAACAGGGATAGTACTTTTTCAAAGCGGACTCTTGCAGATGAGCAGGGCCATTTTTCATTTTACAGACTGGAGCCGGGCGAATATGAGCTCCGGATATCTTCAGTGAGTTACGAGCCGCTGACAATAAAAAATGTACAATACAATGGTGTTCAGCCGTTACAGTTGTCCTATATGTTAGATCCTATTGCCAATCAGTTGAACGACATTGTTGTAGTGGGGTACGGAACTCAAAAGAAGATCAACCTTACGGGCGCTGTAGATCAGCTGAGCGGTGAGGCACTGGAAGGACGTGTGCAGCCCACCATTACACAGATGCTGCAAGGGGCAATACCGAACCTGAATGTAAATCCACTTGACGGAAAGCCTAACAGGGAGGTTTCATATAATATACGCGGAATGACCTCGATCGGGCAGGGAGGAAGTGCCCTGATATTGATAGATGGCGTTGAAGGCGATCCGGCTACACTAAACCCCAATGATGTGGAATCGGTTACAGCGCTGAAAGATGCAGCTTCTGCAGCCGTCTACGGATCTAAAGGAACATTCGGGGTAGTGCTCATTACTACCAAAAGCGCTAAAAAAGGCAAAACAACTGTTACTTATTCCGGAAGCGCTTCCCTGCAAAAAGAAGCCACCCGGCCGGATTTTGTAACGGATGGATATGAATATGCCACTCATTTTTATGAAGCGTATAACGCCTGGAACAATTATTCATCGGTACCGGCAAAACTGAATAAAACCCAGATTTTTACATTAGACTGGCTGGAAGAGTTTAAAAAAAGAAAGGAACAGGGAATCACGGACGAGGTTACGGTAGATGCTAATGGCAATTATGTGTACTATGGTAATGAAGATTATTATGGCGCACTGCTTAAGAAATCCACTTTTACCCAGCAGCATAATCTTTCTGTAAGCGGGAAGACAGATAAATTCGACTATTATTTATCGGGCCGTTATTTTAGCAGCGATGGTATTTATAACTATAACCCGGATCTGTACAAAAGCTATAGCATGCGCGCAAAACAGGGGCTGCAGGTAACAGACTGGTTGAAGATTTCAAATAATATGGATTATTCCTACTATTCTTACCGTGATCCCATTACAGCAGGGGAAGGAGGCGTTATCTGGAGAAACATTGCCGACGAGGGGCACCCTACATCACCTATTTTTAATCCGGATGGCACCTTCAGTTATTCAGCTGCATATACAGTAGGCGATTTTATCTACGGAAAAAATGTACGGAAAAATGCAGAATCCAATATCCGCAATACCACCAGCTTTGAAACAAAGTTCTTTAATAACAGTTTTCACATTAAAGGAGACTTTACCTTCCGTTCCCAAAAATATGAACTGACCCGGGTAAGGGTACCGGTGCCTTATAGTGTAAAAGAAGGCCAGATATTATATTTGGAAACAAGTACCAATGATAATATTTATACAGCAGATCAGCGCTGGAATTATTTAACAGCCAACCTGTATGCAGATTATGAGAAGCGTTTTGCAAAGCACTACGTAAAAGGGCTGCTGGGGTATAACTACGATCAAAGGGTATATGATTCAAAATATATTACCAAGAACGGGTTATTGTCGCCCGAAACAGAGAATATTAACCTGGCGCTGGGAAATTCCGTTACCGCAACAGGCGGGTATAATAAATACCGCACTTCAGGGCTCTTTTACCGGTTAAACTATATCTATGCTGAACGTTACCTGTTTGAAGTAAATGGCCGTTATGATGGGTCCTCTAAATTTCCCGGTAATGAGCAGTGGGGCTTCTTCCCTTCAGTATCAGCAGGGTGGCGTATTTCACGTGAACACTTCTGGAATGTGAGCCCTTCCTTTATTTCAGACCTGAAGCTGCGGGGGTCTTATGGTTCATTGGGAAATGGCAATATTGATCCGTACTCTTATTTAGAGCAATTTGCTATCAGCACTTCCGGCCGTATTTTAAACGGAGCTAAAAACCCCCAGACCAGCGCCCCGGGTGTTATTCCTGATAATCTGACCTGGGAAACCGCCCGGACTGCCAACTATGGGCTGGATATCGCATTCCTGAAAAACCGGCTTACATTTACGGGCGATTATTACATCCGGAAAACGCTAAATATGTATACAGTCGGCCAGACATTGCCGGATGTATTTGGCGCAAGTTCTCCCAAAGGAAACTATGCAGACCTGACCACAAAGGGCTTCGAACTTTCACTTGGGTATGCTGATTTTTTTATGGTAGCTAACAAGCCCTTTAACTATAATGTTAAAGCTACGCTGGCCGATAATCATTCGCGGATCGACCGGTATAACAATACAACCGGGAGCCTGAGCGACTATTATGTGGGGCAGCAGGTGGGTGAAATATGGGGCTATGTAACACAGGGGCTTTTTCAAAGCCAGGAGGAAATTGATAATGCGCCCAAGCAACCTGTTATTAAATCTTCCAATTCAGGAAAAATTTACCCTGGTGACATCCGTTTTGCAGATTTAGATAATAACGGGGTTATTGACTATGGCAATAATACCATATATGATCATGGTGATAAAAAAATAATAGGAAATAAATCACCGCGTTATCTGTACAGTTTTACCTTGAACCTTGATTGGAATAATATCTATTTTTCTGCGTTTGTTCAGGGAGTAGGTAAACAGGATTGGTATCCCAGTAATGAGTCCATTTTTTGGGGGCAGTACAACAGGCCTTATAATAATTTACCTACATGGCATTTGAATAATTACTGGACGGAAGAGAACCCCAACGGATATTTTCCGCGGTATGCGGGATATAACGAGTCATTAAAACTAAATCCCCAGACCAGATATCTGCAAAATGTTTCTTATACACGATTAAAGAATATTCAGATTGGCTATAGCCTGCCTGCTGCAATGGTGAAGAGAATGGGGCTTCAGGCTGTCAGGATTGGCCTTTCGGGCGAAAACCTGCTAACATGGTCGCCACTGTATAAGCGGACAAAAGATATTGATGTAACGAATATCGGAAACTCAGACCCGGATGTGAGCAGTGGTTACGGAGATGGGTTCAATTATCCCACCATGAAAAGTTACAGTCTGAATATTTTGCTTACACTATAA